ACAGTGATCACAAATTTAGTTTGTTTTCTGTCAATGTTATTTGTATAACAGCTCATCTTATTAAATACGCCTTTTGTTTTTTGCTGCATTTCTCATACAGCTGGTAAAAAATGATTGCTTCTATAAAAGGCGTTTTAAATAAAATACTCACGCTAGTTTTTTTATCAACCATTAGTCATTTAATACTTTGAATAATTCCAAGGTTTTAGTTAGATTTATATTTTGCGTCGCGTATAATTTTTTATTGAATGTAAAATTGGTCAAGGTTTGTTTATTTTTATAATTTATGAAATAGTTCAGTTTTTTTGGTTTGCAGAATATATTCTAAAGTTGTAGGTAAAGCAGTGGATTTTTCGTAAGCAGTCTAGCAGTCAGTTATTCTAGTATATTGAGCTTAAATGATGACTGAACAAACTTGTCTAAATCTAGTGGTGATAACTGAATTTGATACTAAAGATAGGTAGTAGCGTATTTTGTCAGATTATTTTACATATGCATGGTTTTATTTTTGGTTACCGCTGTTTTTTTCGTTGCGCCATTTCCAGTAAAGTGACTCGGCAGGCGTTACCTAAGGCTTGCATATATCTAAAATCAGCTACTTTAAATAGGCTATTTGAGTGGGCCATATCCATATATAACATGCCAATTGCTTTGTTTGGCATAGTGAGCGTCTGTAGCATAAAGTGGTCGTGTCCTACGGCTTTTTTAAAAGGACCTGGTATTTTTGCCCAAATATCCGGCTGCTCTTTGCCTTTTACCCAAATGGTTTGCTGTTTTTTTAATAAATCATTTAAAAAAGGCGCGGTTGCTAAAACTATTTCAAATTCCACTTTTTCAGTTTTGGGATGGCAACGAAATACTTTTAATCGGGTCCTTTCTTTGTTGGTTAAAGCAATGACTAGCCGCTCGTAGGCTAAAGCTTCCATAATGGCTTCAGTTAATATATCAAGCAAAGAAGCAAGTGTAGGGTATCTTTCTGGCTGATTCTTTAGATTTTCTACAATTTGTTTGAAATGCTCAATATTGCCATGTTTTTCAGCAATGCTTTGTGGTGTGGGTGGAGCAGTTTTTATGGCTGGCTCAATAGTGATTTTGGTTTCTTCTGTTGGTGCTGGGAGAGGTTCGCTCGCTTTACTAACTAGTTTTGCCAGCTTTGGTTCATGGTAAAGCACTTCGGGGTTAACCAGGCCTGTGGCTGGTGCTGGGCCATAGCCATAGGTTAGCTTATGAGAAAGATGGACGGCTTCTTGGTGGATAGCTTGGGTGGTTTTATCCCAGCCCCTATTCAACAACGCAGCCATTATCCCGCTAAGTCGGTTGTTACTCAGGCTAAACCAACTATATCGACTGCTCTGAGCCAACGCATTTGCCCAAAATACAAATGCCGCAGTAGTACCCAGCAAAAGCCTAAACTGAGGGTCTTGTTCTTTTTTTTGTTGAAATCGTCTTTCTGCTCGTTGGCTAGCCAGTGTATACCCATGTTCTGGTTTCTGCCTGCCAAATCGGCTCATTGCAATCCAGCTAGTTGACTTGGTTTCCCTCAACTGCTCCCATGCATGGTGGCTAATTCCTGGTAGTGCCCAATAGTCATCGAGTGCCAATTGCAGCGTTGAGATGGTACAGCCCAAAATTTGGCGTTCTACTGTCAATGCATGTTTACCACCGTACTGTTGAATCGTCTGCATTTTTTCTGGGCTATGTAACGCCATAGCCCAGCGGGTGACGTTAAAGAAGAGGGCTGCCCAAAAAACTTCTTCGCTGGTTTTATGGGTTTTTTGTTTGAACCAATATTGGGCTTGGTGGGCAGCATGCAGGCTGTTGGTTACTTCTTTGATAAAACAGCTAACCTTTAAATTATTACTTAACGGATCAAAGGCTTTAACTGACTTGATAAATGCTTTAATGGCATCTACACCAAGCATGGCCATAGCATGTTCAAGGCTTTTTACTCGTGTGTCATGAGTAATGTCGCGGTTTTTATTGGCTTGGTGAAACATATGGAAAGCAGTCAGCGGGCAGTGTCGGATAATAGCAACCAACGGTGGCAAGGTATTATCTCCAGCTATAGCCTCTAATAAGGCAGCTTTTGTTGTTTGTGGAATAGGCAAAGCTTTTTTTTTCAACAGCTGTTGCCATGCAGCTACTCCATGCACGGGTGGTGTCGTTTCCATGGTTAGATTTGTCTAAAACAGTCTAATGGCCTTTACTTGATTATAGTCAGTCGCTATTAAATGTTAGTGAATTTTGGCTTTTTTGCTTAAACAATAATGACAAGGGAATGAGTGCAATAAGATTCACTACGTTGGTTATTTTACGCAGTGTCAAAATATAAAGTAATGATTATTAATTTATTACCAGGTGGTTTTTTTTTAACCTTAGGGCTTAAGCGAAGATGTTTAAGATCATAGGTATTTTGATTGTCATCGGCAGCGTGGCTGGTGGTTATGTACTTTCTCATGGCGAGTTAATGGCGCTGTGGCAGCCTTTTGAAGTACTGATAATATGTGGTGCGGCGCTAGGTGCTTTTTTTATTGCGAATCCTTTTTCTACATTTACCCATGTACTAAAACAAATTCCTACTGTCTTATTTGGTTCAAAATTTAATAATGATTTTTTTATGGATCTGCTGGGGCTTTTATATGAGCTTTTAAATAAAAGTCGTCGTGATGGGATGATGGCAATTGAAGCTGATTTGGAAGATCCTTCTGGCAGCGCTATTTTTACTCGTTACCCTACAATTTTACGTGATCATCATTTGACAGAATTTATTGCTGATTATTTACGGTTGATGTCGTCTGGTAATATGGCGCCTCATGAGCTGGAAAGCCTGTTTGATATGGAAATTGAAACCTTGGCTGAAGAACTTGAGCACCCTTTTCACGCGGTCACTAAAGTGGCTGATGGCCTTCCTGGTTTTGGGATTGTCGCTGCGGTTTTGGGAATTGTTATCACCATGAAAGACCTTGGGGGGCCTGCTGAGCAATTGGGTGCTCATGTTGCTGCTGCATTGGTTGGGACATTTTTAGGTATTTTATTTGCCTACGGTTTTGTAGGGCCGATGTCTCAGGCAATGGAACATAATGTACAAGAAGAACTCAATGCTTATGAGTGCGTAAAAGCCTGTCTGGTTGCGTCTTTAGGGGGGATGCCACCAGCGCTATCCGTTGAGTTTGGTCGTAAAGCACTTTACGCACATTCTCGTCCATCCTTCCTAGAGCTGGAGCAGCATATTAGATCACGGTAGTTATGGAACGTGAAGAATCTATAGTCATCAAGCGGGTCAAGAAAGGCGGGCATGGTCATCATGGTGGTTCATGGAAGATAGCTTTTGCCGACTTTGCTACTGCAATGATGGCATTTTTTCTGGTGTTATGGTTGATTTCTCAATCTACTGAGGAGCAAAAAATAATAATTGCAGGTTATTTTCAAGACCCTACTGGCCAAAGTGATAAAGCCAGCCCTTATGCAATCGATTTAGGTGGAAGCCCAGTAGTTTCCAATCAAAGTGGTATCGGCTCACCTAAGCAACACAAAACTCAGCAGGATGAAACGGATGAATTAACTGAAGTGGGCGCTAAGACCACGTTGGCTGATCAATTGGAACAACAAAGGCTGGAAGCACTGTTAGCGGTGCTAAAGAAAAAAGTTAACGAAAACCCGGTATTAAACAAATTTAAAGACCAGTTGATTATGGATGTTACACCAAATGGTTTGCGCATCCAGATAGTTGATGCTGACAAAAAACCAATGTTTGCCAGTGGTAGTGCCGAATTAAAATTTTATTTTGAAGATATTTTATTAGAGCTAGCCCCTATGATCGCGTCGGTACCCAATAAAATCAGCATCAGTGGGCACACAGACGCGACGCCATTTGGTACTAGGGATGACTATGGCAACTGGGAGTTGTCTGCTGACCGGGCTAACACGGCCCGCAGAACTCTAATATTTGGTGGTGTGAAAAAGCAGCAAGTGGCTCAAGTGGTTGGGCTGGGTGATTCTGTACTTTTTGATGCTAAAAAACCAAGAAGTCCGGTTAACCGTCGCATTGATATTTTAATTTTAAGTAAACAGGCAGAAACGAACTTATCAAGAGTTTCAGGTAAATCTAAAGAGGCTGAGAAAGGGTCTCCCAGTCCTCAACAGCCGCTACTTGATCGAAAGCGGCTGAATATATTCGATGCTCGAGAAAAAGCGAAACAAAACCAGCTTAAATAATACTCTTAGCTACTTTCTTCTAATGAACGAGCAATGTGTTTAAAGCTTGCCATCCGGTTGGGGTGAATTTTTCCCTCTTCAACTGCTTGGCGGAGAGCACAGTCAGGTTCCTGTTCATGTTTGCAGTCGCGGAATTTGCATAACCCCAGTATTTCTTTGAACTCTTTAAAGCCTTGTGCCAGGGTAGCGCGATCCATGGACCACAGGGCAAACTCACGAATGCCGGGTGAGTCAATCAGCTTACCCCCGGTGGGGAAATGAAAAAGAGTGGCTGCAGTAGTGGTGTGGGTACCCTTACCTGTGATGGCAGATAAATCGCCCACTCTAGCTTCTACATCAGGTAATAAAGCATTCACCAAAGAGGACTTTCCTACCCCCGACTGACCAACAAATACGCTAGTATGGGCATCTAGTAGTGAAGTTAGTTGATCCAAACCGTGTTCACGCGTTGTAGATGCATGTAAAACTTGGTAGCCAATCTGACGGTAAATATTCAGCATATCTGTCAGAGTGCTTTCAAACTCAGGCTCATCAGTAAGCAAATCGGTTTTATTAAGGAGAATAACAGGTTCTATGTCACTGAGTTCAGCAGCAACCAGATAACGGTCAATCAAATTAGCGTAGGGGGTGGGCCGTGGAGCAACTACAATCACAATATAGTCTATATTGGCAGCGACGGGTTTTAGTTGGCCACGGCTATCTGGGCGAGACAGCAGTGAGTTCCTTGGCAGGCTAGCGACAACGACCCCGGATTGATTGGCTCCTGCTCGCCAGACTACCTGGTCTCCTGTTACCAGGGCTGGTAAATTAGCTCGAATATGGCAGCGATAGCGGGTACCTGGTTGGTCTAATGGCTCGACATCAATTTGGGCGCCATAGTGAGTAGTAATCAGTCCATGCTGTTCAGGCCCTAGTTTGCCTGAAGTCAGTTGCTGTTCTAACGAGTCGCCTTTTCTTTCGGCTCGCTTGGCTCGTTCTTGCTGAATTTTTTCAATACGCCAAGCTTGGCGGCGGTTTAGACGGCGTTTACTCATAAAAGTGGTTTTTCATAATTCCAAACAGTTTGCTAGAAGCCATAAATCGGCATTATCATTGAGCGAAATTTGCGAATCAATACTATCACTATGTATTAAGGCGCGTTTTAATTAAATGTAAGCCGCTTTATCCGATTAAGGATGCGTTGATGTCGAAAGCTGAAAACCTGATCTGGATTGACCTCGAAATGACAGGGTTAGACCCTGAGCAGCACCGTATTATAGAAATAGCGACCATAGTCACTGATCAGGATTTAGAAGTTATTGCTGAAGGCCCTGTGTTTGCGATTCATCAGCCTGACGCACATATGCTGACAATGGACGAGTGGTGTACCACTACCCATGGCCAAACAGGGCTATCCGAGCGAGTAAAAAACAGCAATATAGATGAGGCCCACGCAGAAAAGCTCACTATCGAGTTCTTGCAGCAATATGTTGAGGCAGGGGTTTCACCTATGTGTGGTAATACTATCGGTCAGGATCGTCGTTTTTTAGTTAAGTACATGCCTAAGCTAGAAAAGTTTTTTCATTATCGCAGTATTGATGTCAGCACGCTTAAAGAGCTAGCCCAGCGCTGGACCCCGGAAATTCTAAAGCATATTAACAAGAAAAATTCCCACCTTGCCCTTGAAGATATTCGTGAGTCGATTGAAGAGCTACGTTATTATCGAGAGCACTTTATTCGCCTGGATGCTAAGTCCAAAGAGCCAAGTTAGTCTTTAGCTTGCGGATTTAGGTGCTGCTCCAAGGCCCACTCGATATGTTCTCTAACTAGCTCAGAACTATCCTCTAAGCGGCTCTTCAGAGCTTCTAATATCTTTGTTGAAGTGGGGGCATTGCCTAACCCAACGGCTAAGTTTCTTAGCCAGCCTTGGTAGCCTGAGCGCCGAATAGGCGAGCCTGCTGTTCGGTTGAGAAACTCTTCTTCAGTCCATAAAAACAGCTCCACTAGCGATGAGCTATCCAGCTTATGGCGAGGTAAAAAGTCGGTCTCCTGAGTGGGTTTGGCAAAGCGATTCCAAGGGCAAACTAGCTGACAGTCATCACAGCCAAATACTCGGTTGCCCATTTTTTTTCTCAACTCAATGGGGATTGCCCCTTTCAACTCAATAGTTAAGTAGGAAATGCAGCGTCTTGCGTCCAATTGATAAGGCCCGACAAACGCATCGGTTGGACAGATATCCAGGCAGGCTGTGCAGCGACCGCAATGATTTTTATCGGTGGGAGTGTCAGCAGGTAATGGCAAGTCGGTAAATAACTCACCCAGGAAAAACCAGGAGCCAGCTTTTCGGCTAAGTACCAGAGTGTTTTTACCTATCCAGCCTAGCCCAGCTTGCTCTGCGATGGCTTTTTCTAAGACTGGGGCACTGTCTACGAAGGCACGATAGCCAAACTCGCCAACCGCGTCGGTGATCTTTGCGGCAAGCTTGGCTAGGCGTTTACGAATCACTTTATGGTAGTCCCGCCCAAGTGCATAGCGAGAGATATAGGCTTGATCAGGCTCATTAAGAATACGTACGGTTTCCGTGTCACCTGGCAGATAGTCCATTCTGGCACTAATTACCGTTAAAGTGCCGGGTACCAGCTCTGCAGGACGGCTGCGTTTGGTGCCGTGGGCTGCCATATAGTCCATTTCGCCATGATAGCCAGGCTCCAGCCAATCTCTTAAATGCTGCTCGTGGGGGCCTAAATCGACACCACTGATGCCAATATCTTGAAAGCCAAGTTCTCTCCCCCAGCGTTTGATGTCGGTTGCCAGTAAATTCAGTTTGGCTTCAGGTAACTGCTTCATAATAGGGGAATGACTTGTCTACAACTATTGGGAACTTGAATATATCGCTATTGGTCAAATTAATGTTTTTGCCTAGTGATCTTGGCCTGTTTGTAACAGGTGTAGCCCCTTGAAATTAGCTCGCATTGGTGACAGAAGATAGCTGACGTATAATTGCTAAATACACTTAATAATCTCAACATTCATTGGAGTGACTTGTACTGACAACGCTTATGGCCAACAGTTTATCACAACCGCTTTACACTGCAGAACAAGTAAGGCAACTGGATCACTATGCGATTCATCAGCAGGGGATTCCTGGCTATACCCTAATGGAGCGTGCAGGCAAAGCCACATTCAAGGTACTGCAGCAACAATGCCTACAGTGGTTTGGCAAAGCGGGTTATAGCC
This genomic interval from Spartinivicinus ruber contains the following:
- a CDS encoding HDOD domain-containing protein — encoded protein: METTPPVHGVAAWQQLLKKKALPIPQTTKAALLEAIAGDNTLPPLVAIIRHCPLTAFHMFHQANKNRDITHDTRVKSLEHAMAMLGVDAIKAFIKSVKAFDPLSNNLKVSCFIKEVTNSLHAAHQAQYWFKQKTHKTSEEVFWAALFFNVTRWAMALHSPEKMQTIQQYGGKHALTVERQILGCTISTLQLALDDYWALPGISHHAWEQLRETKSTSWIAMSRFGRQKPEHGYTLASQRAERRFQQKKEQDPQFRLLLGTTAAFVFWANALAQSSRYSWFSLSNNRLSGIMAALLNRGWDKTTQAIHQEAVHLSHKLTYGYGPAPATGLVNPEVLYHEPKLAKLVSKASEPLPAPTEETKITIEPAIKTAPPTPQSIAEKHGNIEHFKQIVENLKNQPERYPTLASLLDILTEAIMEALAYERLVIALTNKERTRLKVFRCHPKTEKVEFEIVLATAPFLNDLLKKQQTIWVKGKEQPDIWAKIPGPFKKAVGHDHFMLQTLTMPNKAIGMLYMDMAHSNSLFKVADFRYMQALGNACRVTLLEMAQRKKQR
- the motA gene encoding flagellar motor stator protein MotA gives rise to the protein MFKIIGILIVIGSVAGGYVLSHGELMALWQPFEVLIICGAALGAFFIANPFSTFTHVLKQIPTVLFGSKFNNDFFMDLLGLLYELLNKSRRDGMMAIEADLEDPSGSAIFTRYPTILRDHHLTEFIADYLRLMSSGNMAPHELESLFDMEIETLAEELEHPFHAVTKVADGLPGFGIVAAVLGIVITMKDLGGPAEQLGAHVAAALVGTFLGILFAYGFVGPMSQAMEHNVQEELNAYECVKACLVASLGGMPPALSVEFGRKALYAHSRPSFLELEQHIRSR
- the motB gene encoding flagellar motor protein MotB; this translates as MEREESIVIKRVKKGGHGHHGGSWKIAFADFATAMMAFFLVLWLISQSTEEQKIIIAGYFQDPTGQSDKASPYAIDLGGSPVVSNQSGIGSPKQHKTQQDETDELTEVGAKTTLADQLEQQRLEALLAVLKKKVNENPVLNKFKDQLIMDVTPNGLRIQIVDADKKPMFASGSAELKFYFEDILLELAPMIASVPNKISISGHTDATPFGTRDDYGNWELSADRANTARRTLIFGGVKKQQVAQVVGLGDSVLFDAKKPRSPVNRRIDILILSKQAETNLSRVSGKSKEAEKGSPSPQQPLLDRKRLNIFDAREKAKQNQLK
- the rsgA gene encoding small ribosomal subunit biogenesis GTPase RsgA, producing the protein MSKRRLNRRQAWRIEKIQQERAKRAERKGDSLEQQLTSGKLGPEQHGLITTHYGAQIDVEPLDQPGTRYRCHIRANLPALVTGDQVVWRAGANQSGVVVASLPRNSLLSRPDSRGQLKPVAANIDYIVIVVAPRPTPYANLIDRYLVAAELSDIEPVILLNKTDLLTDEPEFESTLTDMLNIYRQIGYQVLHASTTREHGLDQLTSLLDAHTSVFVGQSGVGKSSLVNALLPDVEARVGDLSAITGKGTHTTTAATLFHFPTGGKLIDSPGIREFALWSMDRATLAQGFKEFKEILGLCKFRDCKHEQEPDCALRQAVEEGKIHPNRMASFKHIARSLEESS
- the orn gene encoding oligoribonuclease produces the protein MSKAENLIWIDLEMTGLDPEQHRIIEIATIVTDQDLEVIAEGPVFAIHQPDAHMLTMDEWCTTTHGQTGLSERVKNSNIDEAHAEKLTIEFLQQYVEAGVSPMCGNTIGQDRRFLVKYMPKLEKFFHYRSIDVSTLKELAQRWTPEILKHINKKNSHLALEDIRESIEELRYYREHFIRLDAKSKEPS
- the queG gene encoding tRNA epoxyqueuosine(34) reductase QueG, producing the protein MKQLPEAKLNLLATDIKRWGRELGFQDIGISGVDLGPHEQHLRDWLEPGYHGEMDYMAAHGTKRSRPAELVPGTLTVISARMDYLPGDTETVRILNEPDQAYISRYALGRDYHKVIRKRLAKLAAKITDAVGEFGYRAFVDSAPVLEKAIAEQAGLGWIGKNTLVLSRKAGSWFFLGELFTDLPLPADTPTDKNHCGRCTACLDICPTDAFVGPYQLDARRCISYLTIELKGAIPIELRKKMGNRVFGCDDCQLVCPWNRFAKPTQETDFLPRHKLDSSSLVELFLWTEEEFLNRTAGSPIRRSGYQGWLRNLAVGLGNAPTSTKILEALKSRLEDSSELVREHIEWALEQHLNPQAKD